A single window of Modestobacter italicus DNA harbors:
- a CDS encoding NADH-quinone oxidoreductase subunit J, with protein sequence MLTELSGWTVAAVVALGVLSVAAGIAVFVVDSMARATFALLASFLAVAGILLAFDLVYLAVVTALMMTIEMAIMAVFMIMFMMNPAGLMPMTMVHNARGSAAVGASAFVVLVVGIWTVDWPIGRTERPEDSTRQLGEAIMGSHMLVMLVIGLGLFATILAGTVLATARGRYDRFGADLAAKRPDDPIPGGLPR encoded by the coding sequence GTGCTGACCGAACTGTCGGGCTGGACCGTCGCGGCCGTGGTCGCGCTGGGGGTGCTGTCGGTGGCCGCGGGGATCGCGGTCTTCGTGGTCGACTCCATGGCCCGGGCCACCTTCGCCCTGCTTGCCTCGTTCCTCGCCGTCGCCGGCATCCTGCTGGCCTTCGACCTGGTCTACCTCGCCGTGGTGACGGCGCTGATGATGACGATCGAGATGGCCATCATGGCCGTCTTCATGATCATGTTCATGATGAACCCGGCCGGCCTGATGCCGATGACGATGGTGCACAACGCCCGCGGCTCGGCCGCCGTCGGTGCCAGCGCCTTCGTCGTCCTGGTCGTGGGGATCTGGACGGTGGACTGGCCGATCGGGCGTACCGAGCGGCCGGAGGACAGCACCCGTCAGCTCGGCGAGGCGATCATGGGCAGCCACATGCTGGTCATGCTGGTGATCGGCCTCGGGCTGTTCGCGACCATCCTCGCCGGCACGGTGCTCGCCACCGCGCGCGGGCGCTACGACCGCTTCGGCGCGGACCTCGCCGCGAAGCGGCCGGACGACCCGATTCCTGGCGGGCTGCCGCGGTGA
- a CDS encoding NADH-quinone oxidoreductase subunit NuoK: protein MTAELVLQIVLTVAAGLIGVGLFGALSQQSIVMVMMGLELVLNGVLLAGGAAWYFLAPELPDAQMLVVVALVVMAVEMAMGFAVTVAIYRARQVDMVDMATDLRG, encoded by the coding sequence GTGACCGCCGAACTGGTGCTGCAGATCGTGCTCACCGTCGCCGCCGGCCTGATCGGAGTCGGGCTGTTCGGGGCGCTGTCCCAGCAGTCGATCGTGATGGTGATGATGGGCCTCGAGCTGGTCCTCAACGGCGTCCTGCTGGCCGGGGGAGCGGCCTGGTACTTCCTGGCCCCGGAGCTGCCGGACGCGCAGATGCTCGTCGTCGTGGCCCTGGTCGTCATGGCGGTGGAGATGGCGATGGGCTTCGCCGTGACGGTGGCCATCTACCGGGCGCGGCAGGTCGACATGGTCGACATGGCCACGGATCTGCGCGGATGA